The region TTGACCTTCCTCTTTAGGGTCACAGATTTCCAAAACTAAAGTTTCCCTTCTCTACTGATCTCATGACCCCACCCCAATTTCCCCATCCAGATTTACCTACTTCCAGATGGTTGTTAGGGAGCCCCATGTTCACCAAGCCTCCAGTTTGTTGCCCTCATCCTCCTTTCCTAACATCCACCAGGTACCCCAAGAAACTGGTGCAGACATACTCAGTGTTTCCCAACCAGGATGAGATGAGTGACGTAGTGGTCCAGCCCTATAACTCTCTCCTTACACTCAAAAGGCTGACCCAGAACGCAGACTGTGTGGTGAGTCCTGGATTCTACTTTCCCCACTCCCCGTTACCCTGGCTATTTAATCATTTTTGTGCATTTAAAAAGTAGTTtctgagcagcgcctgtggctcagtgggtagggtgctggccccatataccaggggtggtgggttcaaacccggccctggccaaactgctaaaaaatagccaggtgttgtggctagcgcccgtagtcccagctactcaggaggctgaggcaagagaatcgcctaagtccagaagttggaggttgctgtgagctgtgtgacgccacggcactctaccgagggcgatacagtgagactctgtctgtaccaaaaaaaattaaaaattaagggcagcgcctgtggctcagtgagtagggcgccggccccgtatgccgagggtggcgggttcaaacccagccccggccaaactgcaacagaaaaatagccgggtgttgtggcgggcacctgtagtcccagctgctcgggaggctgaggcaagagaatcgcgtaagcccaagagttagaggttgctgtgagccgtgtgatgccatggcactctacccgagggtggtactgtgagactctgtctctacaaaaaaaaaaaaaaaaaaaaaaaaaaaattaaaaattaaaaaaaaaatacaaagtccaATTTCAGCCCTTCTGTGCCCTAGGCCTGTGCAAGgatggggtttttgtttttgtttttgtttttttaagtaggCCTTTCTGGCCATGAGGCTCAAGAGAAATTAAGCTTCAAGGCCTAGGTCAAACAGAGCTCCTATTTTTCCTGTCCCTATAAATCTGCCACCCTCTTCTGTCCCTGCAGGTGGTGCTGGACAACACAGCCCTGAACCGGATCGCCACCGACCGCCTACACATCCAGAACCCATCCTTCTCCCAGATCAATCAGCTGGTGAGTCCGACACTCCTTTAGACTGGAAACCCTCCTTGCTGTGAGACCATCTGGGGAAGGGAGGTCCTGCCCAGGCTAAGGCCCATGGCATGGCACTACTGTCCCCAGGTGTCCACCATCATGTCGGCCAGCACCACCACCCTGCGCTACCCTGGCTACATGAACAACGACCTCATTGGTCTCATCGCTTCCCTCATCCCCACCCCACGGCTCCACTTCCTCATGACCGGATACACCCCCCTCACCACGGACCAGTCAGTAAGATCAGCCCTCAGTGTCCCGGGCCAGGCTGGCCCTGGGCCCAGCAGGCCTTGTCCcagcctttctctttttcccattGCCCTGGGAGCTGCCCTTTGTGGCCCTCAGAGGGTCAGGCACAGGCACAAAGCAGGCCACTTCTTTGCTGACTTGCTCTCCATCTTCCCTCTGCATCTGGCTCCTGCCACAGAGACCATCTTGCCCCAGGTCTGATGTGGGACATGTTCACTAGTCTTATCTGTCCATGAATCTCTGAACTGTGACCTGAGTGCTGGCCTGGCCCCTGTGACACGCTTTCCTATCAGGTGGCCAGTGTGAGGAAGACCACGGTCCTGGATGTCATGAGGCGGCTGCTACAGCCCAAGAATGTGATGGTGTCCACTGGCCGGGACCGCCAGACCAACCATTGCTACATTGCTATCCTGAACATCATCCAGGGAGAGGTGGACCCCACCCAGGTGGGTGAGGCCCCTTTGTTCTAGGCCCTACACCCAGAGGGGTAGAGTAGAGGCTACCTCCACTGTTCCTGTGTCCACCCCAGGTCCACAAGAGCCTGCAGAGGATCCGGGAACGGAAGTTGGCCAACTTCATCCCCTGGGGCCCAGCCAGCATCCAGGTGGCCCTGTCGAGGAAGTCTCCCTACCTGCCCTCAGCCCACCGAGTCAGCGGGCTCATGATGGCCAACCACACTAGTATCTCCTCGGTGAGTCTCACAGtttgtatcttttttcctttagtcATTTTCCTGATAAGCCTCCCCTCTCTGCATCCCTGCTGCCCCTgcttctggcttcttttgctgCAGGTGTAGCTAGCCTCAATTACCTGGCTTTCTGAGCCATATTGTTATTTGAAGTTCTTTTTGACCCCTGTTTTTTGCACACCGTAAGCTCTTTGAGAGGACCTGTCGCCAGTATGACAAACTGCGGAAGCGGGAGGCCTTCCTGGAGCAATTCCGCAAGGAGGACATGTTCAAAGATAACTTTGATGAGATGGACACATCCAGGGAGATTGTACAGCAGCTCATTGATGAGTACCATGCTGCCACCCGGCCAGACTACATCTCCTGGGGCACCCAGGAGCAGTGAGTCACCCAGGACAAGGACCCTCATCTGCCTTACCAGCTGGCCCTGCCTGACTGACTGCCCTCTTCAGAGCACAGATCAGGGACCTCATTCATCTCTTTCTTgtacacatactcacacacacactctattgccctgggtacacATTTACTACTCCTCTTATGAGACtatttatctttaataaagcATTAGATATAGATCAAGGCACTGATCTCTTTGAAACCTTTGGGGACTAGGGAAGGGGGCATGCCTTTCTTTCCCCATATCTCTGACAAAGTCCTCCCCCAACTTCCAGCATCTTTAGTTCTGAGTGAACAGCCTCCTCTAGCTTTTCCTTCTGCTTGGTTTTGGAGAACACAGATGGGATTTGACTCACTTGGAATTCCTTTCCCGGATAACAAAGCCCATAGATATTACTTTGTTCTTTGTCTGACCCTCTCTAAGTCCTAGTTCCCTCCCACGCCTGTGTCAAGTGAATATTCCACCAGTTTCACATCCCCACATCATCGTGTCCTTCTTGATCATTATAACCACAGGCCTGAGGCCACCATTCCTACCACTAGGCCATGGGCAAGCAGTGTAGTCAGACCAGGTGCCCTTAAGCTTCTTGCAGGCAGGGCAGTGCTGGAGAGCCAGTCCAGGAGAGCTGCTAGTTACAGGTGGCTAGAGTCTAAGAAGTAAGGCAATAGACCAAATCCAAAACCTAGACTCTAAGCAGGGCCAAAAGTGGTTCCATAGCTGAAGCCCCATAATTCTGTTCTTAGGTGGTCTCTAGTTCTTTAAAAGgacaaggctgggcatggtgactcacaccagTAATTgttgctagcactctgggaggctgagttgggaggatcacttgaagtcaggctTTTGAcaccagcttgaacaagaacaagaccccatcgctatgaaaaagagaaaagttagcCGGATATGGTGGCATAcctctgtagtctcagctacttgggaggctgaaggaagaaaatctcttgagcccgggagtttgagcttgcagtgagctgtgatcccactgcactctaactggattgacagagcaagactgtctcaaaaaaataaaacagccaaGTACCTTCCATTTCTGGTGGAAGACTGCAGGGAAATAGTAAATACATAGGGGCCTAAATCTTTGGGATCAAAGACAAAACTGGTTCTCCCTAGACTGTAGTGGATTATCAGGACCCCATTAGGCTTTTATATACCCCAAAGGTATATTGTGATAGTTAACATGCATATATATCACTGGGAtaagcccatttctttttttttttttttatagagacagagtctcactttatcaccctcggtagagtgctgtggcatcacagctcatggcaacctctagctcttgggcttacgcgattctcttacctcagcctcccgagcagctgggactacaggcgcccgccacaacgcccagctatttttttgttgcagtttggccggggctaggtttgaacctgttaccctcggcatatggggttggcaccctaccccctAATCCACTGATCCAtaggcgccgccttttttttttttttttttttaggttcttgctttattgcccaggctggagtgcactggcacAATCCACTGTAGCCTcaatcttttgggctcaagcaatcctcccacctcagcctcctgagtatctaaactacaggcacgtgccactacacccagctaaaaGAGGAAATAGGCCAAGAGTGGCTAATATACCAAGTACTCAGCTAATAAATGGCACAGTTGGCATCTGTGCTTCTAACCATTGCATAGTCCTGCCTTTTGTGATATCTTCTAGGCTGGTATAAAACTGTTTCATTTCAGAAGACTTTCAGAACCACTGGATGAGCCTATGGCTGTGGAGACCTTGAATACTTGTGCAGAGAAGGCAGGAATAGGAGCGGGGTTGTCATCCTCAACTGGCTTCAAGTACACCTGCAGAGTTCTCCCCTCATAGAGCTAAGGGTAATTGGCAACCTGTACCTGCCTTCAGGATGTCCAGAACTAAAGCCAGAGCATCAGGCCCAGTGGGATCAGAAGGATTGGAGCTAGTAAAGGTCAACACAAAGGTGAAAGTTTCTGCCACTCTTACCAATCAACAGTGGAACATCAGgcaaatgaagattttttttcttcctctttttacaTTAGAAAGCATACAGTTGGCCCTCTACATCCTTGGTGACTGCACCtgcagattcaaccaaccacagatcaaaaagataaaaaatatgatcaaatcaggagaaaaacaatgaaaaacagctgtacaagctcacacctgtaatcccagcactttgggaggtcaaaggatgaggattgcttcaggccaggagtttgataccagcctcggcaacataaattaaaaaatgatctaGATGTGTTGGTATGCACCTATAATCACAGTTactcttgaacctgggagttaaaggctacagtgagctgtaatgccactgcataccagcttgggtgacaaagtgagaccttgagtcacaaaaaaaataacaatataaaaaaccacacattaaaaaaaatctgaaaccaatacagtataacaactattcaCATAGTATTTACCTTGTATTAGGTAATCTGGCTATGATTTAAAGTATTATATGGGGGAGGTGCTTAAGCAATATGGAAAtattacaccattttatataaaggacttaTGTATCTTCAGATTTCAGTATCCataggggtcctggaaccaatcctgCATGGGTACCAGGGGATGATCATAGTTGCTCACTATTGGCCACAGAATATACTCTTCCTCCCATAAATATATCTTTAATAAAGTTCTGCATGTGAATAGACTGAACAATATTCAGGCCAGACCCCTGTGAACAAAGGACCCTTGAAAGACTGATGGGCACAGAACAGGCAGTCAGAAGCCAGCCAGGCCCTAGTCTGGCGGGGAGGCCACAAGCCTGTCACCATCAATCAAAGCAATCAACCTGCTACTATCAATTCCCGAGGTCCTTAGGGGGCTGACTCGGAAAGCCAGCCTGGTCGGTGTTAACCAGCTTCCTATTCTCCCAGTAGAGAGGAAGATGATTTCAGAGAAAACCAGTGTGCTCCTGGTCTCTTCTCAGCTCCCTGTCCTACATCTGCACCACCAGGTACCCACCTCAGTCCTTTTACCGCCCTGCCCCTGCTGACCTACCTTCCATCACTTGGAGCATCTGCATAAGTTCCTGGTGCTGAGTGGGTATCATGAGTGGGCAAATACAGTGAGGCTGGTGCATGTAAAGGGCTAGGTGGCTTACCTCTAGGCCAGAAGCAATCCCTGGTCCCTTCTTTGCAAAATCCAGTTAAATAGCatgtggaggccaaggcaagaagaaacctctaagtcagcagttctcaacctgtgggttgcaacgcCTTTGGATGGTATTAAAgttttgcagcattaggaagtttgagaaccactgctctaggtagTCCAGAGTAAAAATTACGAGTGGATAGTAATTCTGCCACCAACTCAGAGGAACAGATAAATACCCTGAGAGGGAGAAACTGATCAGCAAAGATGCCGCCTTTTGTCAACTGCTGAGCACCAGGCATCGTAAGTACAGACAAACAGTGCCAACTTCAGAACAAGGTCCCTCCCTCAAGGCTATTTCCAGATCACCCATCACCCCACACCAGGGCAGACGCTCCTTGTTCTTGGCCAGCAGCAAACCCCAAAGTGGGTCAACCAGAGGGCAGCTCAGAGGCCTCTGGAATCAGGGCAGCAGGTGGTACTGGTAGTGAAAAGTCTCTGCAGTGTGAGAGCTTGCAAGCCACAGCAGAAACTGTCCCCACTGAGACAAAGGCTGCCACAGAAAGGTTGGAGAGAAGGCAGGATGCTCAAGCCTGGAACAGGAATTTCTTTGTGACTAAATGACTAGGAGAAAATTAGCCATTTAAAGGTAATATTCCCAGAACACTCTAGTGTGGTGTGACCTCAGAGACTCTCCAACATGCACGAGACGGAGATCTATAGCAGGAAGCACATAACCAAAAATAGAGCTGGGTAAACATATCTGAAACATAGGGACTGTAACTTCAGGAAGTATTTTAAGATGAGGTTTTACGGGGCTGCAAGCACAGTGGTAGGTGGAGAATACATGGTGAGCATAGACACTGGACAGCGTTGGCAGATCAGCCCTTATCTCTGGTCTCCACCAGTCACAAACATTCTAGATCTCCCTAGAACTAGTTAAAATCCAACATAAGATACACCCTCCAGTAATGCCCACCTCCAACACTTGCTCTGTTTCAGTTCTCTCTCAGGTATCTAAAGCAGGAAAGGCTGTCCTAGAAATGTAACAGAAATGTGTTGAAGTTGTATTCTGATAAACTAACTCATCATTTAATTAAGTTTTAATTAAATCCACTAAGGCCATCACTGCAGCATGAATAGGTAAAATTAAAGTTCTTGCAAAGCCACAGGCCCCATCATCAGGGTCTAACACCTCGAGGAGACCTAGATGGAAATGACCTTCTCACATCTCACTCTGGTATTATATTAGTGGCCCTGGTGGTGCAAGCCAAAGGTAGTGAGTTCTCAACCTCCAACCCTCAAATCTATTAATGAATTATCAATAGGGTAACCAACTTATCCTGATTTTAGCACTGAATATTCCAAATTCTAAGAGTCCCCTCagatatggttttatttatttatttatttttggtttttggccggggctaggtttgaacccgccacctccggcatatgggactggcgccctactccttaagccacaggcaccaccctcagatatggttttaaaaactgaaatttccaggctgggtctggtggctcacacctgtaatcctagcactctgggaggccaaggcaggaggatcctttgagctcaggagttcaataccagcctgagcaagaacaagacccccatctctactaccctgtttccccgaaaataagacagtgtcttattttaaggtatgctcccaaagatgcgctaggtctcattttcaggggacgtcttatcgttcctgtaagtaggtcttattttcggaggatgtcttattttcggggaaacagggtaaaaataggaaaattagccaggtgttgtggccagcccctgtagtaccagctgctggggaggctgagttaggaggatcgcctgaacccaggagttcgaggttgctgtaagctaggcaaCACCACGGAACTCTAGCCTAgaacagcagagtgagactctgtctcaaaaaaaaaaaaaacctgaaattcCCACATTTCCTGTCCTAGGAAAAAATAGGATAGTTGGTCACCCCAAAGGAAAGATCACAACTTAGAAAATCTCAAAGCAGTACATATAAATGATGAGGGATGAATTAAGCCCTGGAAGACATTTGTTCATGAATTAAGCAAGCATTTATTAAAACTAGAGACCAGATTACCCAGCACCAAGCTTCACAGTGGTCCCTACCTAAGTGGTTTCCAGTTTGACCCGAGGGGGAACATAGCATCATTACCATCTGTGTAGCATGTTACCCTGCATCATGTACTTTCACATGCAGTAATTATCTGGGCCCTTTGAGGGAGGATTTTTGTTTATACCATCATAGGGAAATGGGCTTaggaaggttaagtaacttgtccaaatcACACAGCTGGTATGTGGAAGACAAACTCAACTTCTGGCCCCCTAGCTCCAAATCAATACACTCTTTTCACTATACCGGggtctaagaagtgctcagagatgTGCTGCAGCCTGAATAGGagctgtttgtttgttctttttttttttgagacagtctcactgtctcactgtggccctcggtagagtgccgtggcatcaagttcacagcaacctcaaactcttgggcttaagcaattcacttgcctactctcctaagtagctgggactataggtgcccaccaaaatgcccagctattttttggttgcagttgtcattgtttagctggcctgggccggattcaaacctgccagccttggtgtatgtggctggtgctgtaaccactgtgttacaggcaccgagcccaggtGTTGGTTCTTAAGCTGGGAAGTGATGTGGTAAAATTTGTGTTTTAGGACAGTTAAACTGAAAATTAAAGAGTAAATTGGCACTTTTTCAAGTGAAAAAGACATTCAGtaccatttcatttcatttttgtttcatatatatatatacacacacacgcacacatgcgtgcatatatatatatatatatatatacacacacacacacagagaaggatCGATTGATCTATATAGATGGAAAGAAGACTGGAAACAAGTACAATAAAGTATTAATAGGAGTTATATCTgggccaagcacggtggctcacgcctataatcctagcactctgggaagtcaagacGGGTGGATTCTTGAGCTCACGACCAAAaggaagatcctgtctctactaaaaataggaaaactgaggcaaaaggatcgcttgagcccaacagttgcaggttgctgagagctatgctgccacggcactctacctaggacgacagcttgagactctgtctcaaaaaaaaaaaaaaaataggagttaTATCTGGCTAGTAGTCTtacatgtatgtttttctttgtgttttctataTTTCCCCAATGGTCTATAATGGGTATGTactacttttataatcagaaaaaataaattttaggtgTATATAAGTAGAAGAGTAAACAGGAAGAGAAACCAGAGATAAAGAGCCCAAAGAAGGACAATGACAATATGATAGatgtgaaaaacagagaaataagataGATACCAAAAACAGAGATGCCCATAACAGCACAGAAAGAGACCTAATTGCTTGGGGGTGGAGACcaatacataccctgtttccccgaaaataagacattgtcttattttaaggtgtgctcccaaagatgcgctaggtcttattttcaggggacgtcttatctttcctgtaagtaggtcttattttcggaggatgacttatttttggggaaataggGTACTTATTTCTCACAGATATTTCTTTTAGatatgggatcttgctatgttgcccaagctgaagTACACTGGTTATTCATTCAGTTGAAGCCTCAAATTCCTatcttcaagcaatcttcctgcctcagccttctgattggctgagactacagctacatgctactgcacccagctcttacagaattttattgtttatctgaaacCTATGGGAAACATGGGAGTTCAGGGTTATTTCAAAAACAAGTAAAagagctaggcacagtggcataTGCcatcagtcccagctacttaggaggctgagttgtgaggccaggagttcaaggccagcctggacaacatagtaagactctcacctctaaaaataatgtcttttaggCAGGgcgtggtgcctcatgcctataatcctagcactctagaaggccgaaacgggtggattgccctgagctcagaggttcgagaccagcctgagccagagagcaaccccatctctaccaaaaaagccaggcattgtggcaggtgcctgtagtcccagctatttgggaggctgaggcaagagaatcactaagcccaagagttggaggttgctgtgagctatgatgccacagcactctactgagggccacaaagcgAGACTatgtctaaataaatgaatagaaagaaagaaagaaaaaaatgtcttttaaaaaatggttatatttggccaggtgcaatggcttgtacctgtaatcatagcagtctgggaggccaaggtggatgtattgcttgagctcaggatcttgagaccagccttagcaagagcaagaccccatctctaattaaaaaaaaaaaaaaaatagagaaactagccgggtgttatggcaggcacctgtagttccagctacttgggaggctgggcaagaagattgctcaagcccaggagtttgaggttgctgtgaactgtgatgccacagcaccttacCAAGgacaacagtgagactgtctcaaaaaaaaaaagacagagtaagTTGGTAGGTGGGATAAGGTAGCTTTTGCCTaaaattctagcactttgggaggccgaggcaggaggatcacctgaggccaaaagttcaagaccagcaagagtgagGTACTCTCTctgcaaaagatagaaaaattagctgggcctggtggcacacatccgtagtcccagcaactcaggaagctgaggcaggaggatttttgagcccagaagtttgaggttgcagtgagttatgatgaccccactgcactctaggtagagtaagaccctgtctaaaaaaaaaaaatccagacttTTTCCAAGTCCTTGTTCAGCCAGCTGCTCACCCTTGCCTTTCTCCTGAGTTGGGTAGTAGCAGAGTGTGTGGACATGGGAATGAGCGCTCCTGGGAAGAAGCTATGGTGGACCGTGCCCGACAACTTTCATAATCCAGCAACAATTCACATGGAGGAGGATCAGGAGGAGATGATCTTTGGTCACAATGAGTCACACCTTCGCTCCATTGAGGTGCACAGTTACACCCTCATTCAACTGTAGAGGTGGTTTACAGCCACAGACAAGACCCGTGTCACTGTGGTGGGACCACCCAGGGCAAGGCAGTGGCTATTGCATATGATCTGGTGTGTGGGGAGCCAGGACTCCTATCGTCAGGCCCGAGGCCTTGAGATGGTGCGACGTGTCTGGAGCCAGGCCCTGACGGAGGTTGACCTGGCCACCTCTACAAGCATGGAGCCCAACATCGGAGACTTATCTTTGGCCACCAGAATAAGTGGAACTATCTCTCTTAACGTTCCTCAGGCTTCTCCTTTCCAATTGGCCGGTTATAGTGGATTCCATCTGAGTTCACTCTATCCATGAAAAAGGACTGATCTCCCTGGGGAGCTGGgatgtggggggaggaggggatgtGTTGGGTTAGCCTTTGAGAAAGACATGAAAGGCACTGGGGAGAGACTGACTTTGTGGGTCCAATCCTGTCCCTCTCAGGCCTTCTAGGAGTGTGTCTGAGGGAAGTCTCCCAAATGTAAGTGTTCTGTTCTACTGGCAAAAATGCCAATAAAGTCAGCCACCcgatacaccaaaaaaaaaaaaaaaaaaaaaaatccaaaaaacagataaagaaaaaaaaaaaaaagagttaagtaGATCAGTAGTCAAAACTTGATAGGCTCACTTGAGTGTAGAGCATAATCTTGAGTGAGGTGAACTTGGCTACGTAGAATGCTCTCTTCTGTATTGTGGATAAATAAATGGGTCTATCCATTCCAGGCAAATTATCAGGCAGCATTTGCTTGACTGAGTTCAGTGGACTGATCTCATGGCCATTCATTCTACCTAGAAATAGTAATCATGTGGAAATGCTGTGGAGCTGGAATCTGCCCCTCTGTACTTCCCTCTACTTGTTCTTGTTCTGCTCCCGGATCCTTATAGAACAAGTCCCCTCTCTCTTGCAACTGAGAACCCATCCTATATTCAgtaattattgtttttcttcctaaGTTTTCTCTTTTCAGGTAGGGTTTGAAACCTATCCCGACCATTGACTACCTGTGTGAATCTCAGCCTCATTTTCTTCTCAGCTTTAGTTTTCTCTTTGCAAAAACTGGGACTTAATAGTACCTACCCAGAGTTTGTACAGAAATTAAAT is a window of Nycticebus coucang isolate mNycCou1 chromosome 18, mNycCou1.pri, whole genome shotgun sequence DNA encoding:
- the TUBG1 gene encoding tubulin gamma-1 chain, which encodes MPREIITLQLGQCGNQIGFEFWKQLCAEHGISPEGIVEEFATEGTDRKDVFFYQADDEHYIPRAVLLDLEPRVIHSILNSPYAKLYNPENIYLSEHGGGAGNNWASGFSQGEKIHEDIFDIIDREADGSDSLEGFVLCHSIAGGTGSGLGSYLLERLNDRYPKKLVQTYSVFPNQDEMSDVVVQPYNSLLTLKRLTQNADCVVVLDNTALNRIATDRLHIQNPSFSQINQLVSTIMSASTTTLRYPGYMNNDLIGLIASLIPTPRLHFLMTGYTPLTTDQSVASVRKTTVLDVMRRLLQPKNVMVSTGRDRQTNHCYIAILNIIQGEVDPTQVHKSLQRIRERKLANFIPWGPASIQVALSRKSPYLPSAHRVSGLMMANHTSISSLFERTCRQYDKLRKREAFLEQFRKEDMFKDNFDEMDTSREIVQQLIDEYHAATRPDYISWGTQEQ